From Betta splendens chromosome 3, fBetSpl5.4, whole genome shotgun sequence, the proteins below share one genomic window:
- the ubap1lb gene encoding ubiquitin-associated protein 1-like isoform X1: MEGVPLKMPRTVSQEVNQPDEVIVPECLSVLQQTEYDFSVENWVLTGLQSGFISQQCPQTPPSSSGLQPTCPPYWMMFSSPQQSRLASRHSSDFWEPNPRQRSHSLNLAVLRTNSTISDSEGEAEKAQKCVSATDHTAGEPPAATGQCGLRKAQAFVPDLQNPPACLSSLPHQRRKNLRQCSLSALETSTQHDPGTDRKVQRSSSHRSPNTRSTNTRGPTARANTVNGLPCTNSHDTSSTRKAPSAWDSSAELLSALSLEERELLGAITAQGYPLHTAIIALQKTGRQTPDQVLRYLMACDHLCQLGYDMSQVEEALEMFQNCETKAKEFLHLLSQFNEMGFQQNAIKEVLLVHENHRERALEELMMRVG; the protein is encoded by the exons ATCAACCTGACGAAGTGATTGTCCCTGAATGTCTCAGCGTACTGCAGCAAACAGAG TATGACTTCAGTGTGGAGAACTGGGTTCTGACTGGACTGCAGAGTGGCTTCATCAGCCAGCAGTGTCCACAGACCCCCCCCTCTTCATCAGGACTGCAGCCAACTTGTCCTCCATACTGGATGATGTTCAGCAGCCCTCAGCAGAGCCGCCTGGCCAGTCGCCATAGCTCCGACTTCTGGGAGCCCAACCCTCGACAGCGTTCCCACAGCCTTAACCTTGCTGTCCTGCGCACTAATTCCACCATATCAGACTCTGAGGGCGAAGCAGAGAAGGCCCAGAAGTGCGTGTCAGCGACCGACCATACGGCTGGAGAGCCTCCTGCTGCCACGGGTCAGTGCGGTCTCAGGAAAGCACAGGCCTTTGTCCCCGACCTGCAGAACCCCCCGGCCTGCCTTAGCAGCCTGCCACACCAGCGCAGGAAGAACCTACGCCAGTGCTCCCTCTCTGCGCTGGAGACAAGCACACAACATGACCCCGGTACCGACAGAAAAGTCCAGAGGTCGTCCTCCCATAGAAGCCCGAACACCAGGAGCACCAACACCAGGGGCCCCACAGCCAGAGCCAACACGGTGAATGGGCTCCCCTGCACCAACAGCCACGACACAAGCAGTACG AGGAAGGCCCCGTCTGCTTGGGACTCGTCAGCAGAGCTTCTGTCAGCTCtgagcctggaggagagagagctgcTCGGGGCCATCACAGCCCAGGGTTACCCCTTGCACACTGCCATTATAGCCCTGCAGAAGACAGGCCGGCAGACCCCAGATCAG GTCTTGCGTTACCTGATGGCCTGTGATCACCTGTGTCAACTGGGTTATGACATGTCCCAGGTAGAGGAGGCACTGGAGATGTTTCAAAACTGTGAAACAAAG GCCAAGGAGTTCCTTCACCTGCTGAGTCAGTTCAATGAGATGGGCTTCCAGCAGAACGCCATTAAGGAGGTGCTGCTGGTCCACGAAAACCACAGAGAACGGGCCCTCGAAGAGCTAATGATGCGCGTGGGCTGA
- the ubap1lb gene encoding ubiquitin-associated protein 1-like isoform X2, protein MEGVPLKMPRTVSQEVNQPDEVIVPECLSVLQQTEYDFSVENWVLTGLQSGFISQQCPQTPPSSSGLQPTCPPYWMMFSSPQQSRLASRHSSDFWEPNPRQRSHSLNLAVLRTNSTISDSEGEAEKAQKCVSATDHTAGEPPAATGQCGLRKAQAFVPDLQNPPACLSSLPHQRRKNLRQCSLSALETSTQHDPGTDRKVQRSSSHRSPNTRSTNTRGPTARANTRKAPSAWDSSAELLSALSLEERELLGAITAQGYPLHTAIIALQKTGRQTPDQVLRYLMACDHLCQLGYDMSQVEEALEMFQNCETKAKEFLHLLSQFNEMGFQQNAIKEVLLVHENHRERALEELMMRVG, encoded by the exons ATCAACCTGACGAAGTGATTGTCCCTGAATGTCTCAGCGTACTGCAGCAAACAGAG TATGACTTCAGTGTGGAGAACTGGGTTCTGACTGGACTGCAGAGTGGCTTCATCAGCCAGCAGTGTCCACAGACCCCCCCCTCTTCATCAGGACTGCAGCCAACTTGTCCTCCATACTGGATGATGTTCAGCAGCCCTCAGCAGAGCCGCCTGGCCAGTCGCCATAGCTCCGACTTCTGGGAGCCCAACCCTCGACAGCGTTCCCACAGCCTTAACCTTGCTGTCCTGCGCACTAATTCCACCATATCAGACTCTGAGGGCGAAGCAGAGAAGGCCCAGAAGTGCGTGTCAGCGACCGACCATACGGCTGGAGAGCCTCCTGCTGCCACGGGTCAGTGCGGTCTCAGGAAAGCACAGGCCTTTGTCCCCGACCTGCAGAACCCCCCGGCCTGCCTTAGCAGCCTGCCACACCAGCGCAGGAAGAACCTACGCCAGTGCTCCCTCTCTGCGCTGGAGACAAGCACACAACATGACCCCGGTACCGACAGAAAAGTCCAGAGGTCGTCCTCCCATAGAAGCCCGAACACCAGGAGCACCAACACCAGGGGCCCCACAGCCAGAGCCAACACG AGGAAGGCCCCGTCTGCTTGGGACTCGTCAGCAGAGCTTCTGTCAGCTCtgagcctggaggagagagagctgcTCGGGGCCATCACAGCCCAGGGTTACCCCTTGCACACTGCCATTATAGCCCTGCAGAAGACAGGCCGGCAGACCCCAGATCAG GTCTTGCGTTACCTGATGGCCTGTGATCACCTGTGTCAACTGGGTTATGACATGTCCCAGGTAGAGGAGGCACTGGAGATGTTTCAAAACTGTGAAACAAAG GCCAAGGAGTTCCTTCACCTGCTGAGTCAGTTCAATGAGATGGGCTTCCAGCAGAACGCCATTAAGGAGGTGCTGCTGGTCCACGAAAACCACAGAGAACGGGCCCTCGAAGAGCTAATGATGCGCGTGGGCTGA
- the kbtbd13a gene encoding kelch repeat and BTB domain-containing protein 13 — translation MMEASSCSKSLHMLKVSIKNSSFFVDKGTLAENCEYFRALFESGMRECRQDEVRLQSVGVLGFLVLLQVLDGKRPMLSSDQIVEAIECAAFLQAPALTKHLMNTIDSDNCLVAYHAASTYGVWELFHGAALFIRDVYGDLRRDLLALPGVLVRHVESLPPSTYMAVCSHSPCSELLRDAQRTLRYLDEARREWRVLTQLPAGSSTAMAGVAVLDNRLYIVGGVRDVSKEVVETGFCYDPASNAWSTVRGPRQPRYNLALSGMEGCLYAVGGEYGMRALSSVERYKVAEGSWSAVAPLPSPAASVPSAVAMNRLFVCLWKGQGATELHEYVGELDQWSLVSTLVRRHSYALHMVAHRDNLYVMRNGPRDDFLRCVMDRYNLTSGQWTAVSGHYGNSKGSLLTAVVRGDSVFALSRHVTTEYTVDDCRWRVKREVGGFGRIGSIYTFLMRLPQATVPLTEKCLEVSQDQSLDVCPRLSPRCSDNM, via the coding sequence ATGATGGAGGCCAGCAGCTGTAGTAAGTCGCTACACATGTTGAAGGTCAGCATCAAAAACAGCTCCTTCTTCGTGGATAAAGGCACCTTGGCTGAAAACTGTGAGTACTTCAGAGCGTTGTTTGAGTCGGGAATGAGGGAGTGCCGACAGGACGAGGTCCGGCTGCAGTCTGTCGGGGTCCTGGGGTTCCTCGTCCTGCTGCAGGTCCTGGACGGGAAGCGGCCCATGCTCAGCAGCGACCAGATCGTGGAAGCCATCGAGTGCGCGGCTTTCCTCCAGGCGCCGGCCCTCACCAAGCACTTGATGAACACCATCGACTCCGATAACTGCTTGGTCGCGTACCACGCGGCGTCCACCTACGGCGTGTGGGAGCTGTTCCACGGCGCAGCCCTGTTCATCAGAGACGTGTACGGCGACCTGAGGCGGGACCTCCTCGCCCTGCCCGGCGTGCTGGTGCGCCACGTGGAGTCTCTGCCTCCAAGCACCTACATGGCCGTGTGCAGCCACTCCCCGTGCAGCGAGCTGCTGCGGGACGCCCAGAGGACGCTCCGCTACCTGGACGAGGCGCGGCGCGAGTGGCGGGTCCTCACGCAGCTGCCCGCCGGCTCCAGCACCGCCATGGCCGGCGTGGCCGTGCTCGACAACAGGCTCTACATCGTCGGAGGGGTGCGCGACGTGAgcaaggaggtggtggagaccGGCTTCTGCTACGACCCCGCGTCCAACGCGTGGTCCACCGTGCGCGGCCCCCGGCAGCCGCGTTACAACCTGGCGCTGAGCGGGATGGAGGGCTGCCTGTACGCGGTGGGGGGCGAGTACGGCATGAGGGCTCTGTCCTCTGTGGAGAGGTATAAGGTGGCGGAGGGGAGCTGGAGCGCCGTGGCCCCCCTCCCGTCCCCCGCGGCCTCTGTGCCTTCGGCTGTAGCCATGAACAGGCTGTTCGTCTGCCTGTGGAAAGGTCAAGGGGCCACGGAGCTCCACGAGTACGTAGGTGAACTAGACCAGTGGAGCCTGGTCTCCACGCTCGTACGCCGGCACAGCTACGCTCTCCACATGGTGGCGCACAGGGACAACCTGTATGTAATGCGAAACGGACCCCGCGACGACTTTTTACGCTGCGTGATGGACCGCTACAACCTGACGTCCGGCCAGTGGACGGCCGTGTCTGGTCACTACGGCAACAGTAAAGGCTCCCTGCTGACCGCCGTGGTCCGGGGGGATTCCGTGTTCGCCCTCAGCAGACACGTGACCACAGAGTACACGGTGGACGATTGCAGGTGGAGGGTGAAGCGGGAGGTGGGAGGTTTTGGGAGGATCGGGTCCATATATACGTTCCTGATGAGGCTGCCTCAGGCCACGGTGCCCCTCACGGAAAAGTGTTTGGAAGTGAGTCAGGATCAGAGCCTAGACGTCTGCCCCCGACTATCCCCACGCTGCTCTGACAACATGTAA
- the rasl12 gene encoding ras-like protein family member 12 isoform X1 — protein MGAWAAVSSRKLLLGGTTVIMSSVFGKVNRCPAECNLVLLGAMGSGKSALTVKFLTRRFIGEYDPYLDDIYSSEEVVDRQPVTVRVMDTCDKEGPVNSERYLSWANAFLVVYSIDNMESFKGCQLYLQTLALNNKTFSPQTPIILLGNKLDMDRYRPTSESERRQGRGVSLRLLVLRGVRLPGLPAGAARLLRGREAVEAGAGPRPPGAGGLREGGQGAAGGPLLHHPLLQGAARSGHRQAGDREDVQGSEQEKSPHAHAAQGLQDILTDDERFAPEGSSSFIGFSYCPRTMSE, from the exons ATGGGAGCGTGGGCGGCTGTCAGCAGTAGGAAGCTCCTGCTTGGAGGAACTACAGTGATCATGTCATCGGTGTTTGGGAAGGTGAACAGATGCCCCGCTGAGTGTAACCTGGTGCTGCTTGGGGCCATGGGCTCAGGAAAGTCAG CGTTGACGGTGAAATTCCTCACCAGGCGCTTCATCGGTGAATACGACCCGTATCTAG ACGATATCTACTCGTCAGAGGAGGTTGTGGACCGGCAGCCTGTGACAGTGAGAGTGATGGACACTTGTGACAAG gagggtCCAGTGAACAGCGAGCGGTACCTGTCGTGGGCCAACGCCTTCCTCGTGGTCTACAGCATCGACAACATGGAGAGCTTTAAGGGCTGCCAGCTGTATCTCCAGACGCTCGCCCTGAACAACAAAACCTTCAGCCCTCAGACTCCCATCATCCTGCTGGGCAACAAGCTGGACATGGACAGATACAGGCCG ACAAGTGAGTCAGAGCGACGCCAGGGCCGTGGCGTCTCGCTTCGGCTGCTTGTTCTTCGAGGTGTCCGCCTGCCTGGACTTCCTGCCGGTGCAGCGCGTCTTCTACGAGGCCGTGAGGCGGTCGAGGCAGGCGCTGGGCCGCGGCCGCCTGGTGCCGGCGGTCTGCGCGAAGGAGGACAAGGCGCTGCCGGAGGCCCCCTCCTTCACCACCCCCTGCTACAAGGAGCTGCCCGCTCCGGCCACCGCCAAGCTGGTGACCGTGAAGACGTCCAGGGCTCAGAGCAAGAGAAGAGCCCCCACGCTCACGCTGCTCAAGGGCTTCAAGATATTTTGACTGATGATGAGCGCTTTGCCCCGGAGGGTTCATCATCTTTTATAGGTTTCAGTTACTGTCCAAGAACAATGTCTGAATAG
- the rasl12 gene encoding ras-like protein family member 12 isoform X2 has translation MGAWAAVSSRKLLLGGTTVIMSSVFGKVNRCPAECNLVLLGAMGSGKSALTVKFLTRRFIGEYDPYLDDIYSSEEVVDRQPVTVRVMDTCDKEGPVNSERYLSWANAFLVVYSIDNMESFKGCQLYLQTLALNNKTFSPQTPIILLGNKLDMDRYRQVSQSDARAVASRFGCLFFEVSACLDFLPVQRVFYEAVRRSRQALGRGRLVPAVCAKEDKALPEAPSFTTPCYKELPAPATAKLVTVKTSRAQSKRRAPTLTLLKGFKIF, from the exons ATGGGAGCGTGGGCGGCTGTCAGCAGTAGGAAGCTCCTGCTTGGAGGAACTACAGTGATCATGTCATCGGTGTTTGGGAAGGTGAACAGATGCCCCGCTGAGTGTAACCTGGTGCTGCTTGGGGCCATGGGCTCAGGAAAGTCAG CGTTGACGGTGAAATTCCTCACCAGGCGCTTCATCGGTGAATACGACCCGTATCTAG ACGATATCTACTCGTCAGAGGAGGTTGTGGACCGGCAGCCTGTGACAGTGAGAGTGATGGACACTTGTGACAAG gagggtCCAGTGAACAGCGAGCGGTACCTGTCGTGGGCCAACGCCTTCCTCGTGGTCTACAGCATCGACAACATGGAGAGCTTTAAGGGCTGCCAGCTGTATCTCCAGACGCTCGCCCTGAACAACAAAACCTTCAGCCCTCAGACTCCCATCATCCTGCTGGGCAACAAGCTGGACATGGACAGATACAG ACAAGTGAGTCAGAGCGACGCCAGGGCCGTGGCGTCTCGCTTCGGCTGCTTGTTCTTCGAGGTGTCCGCCTGCCTGGACTTCCTGCCGGTGCAGCGCGTCTTCTACGAGGCCGTGAGGCGGTCGAGGCAGGCGCTGGGCCGCGGCCGCCTGGTGCCGGCGGTCTGCGCGAAGGAGGACAAGGCGCTGCCGGAGGCCCCCTCCTTCACCACCCCCTGCTACAAGGAGCTGCCCGCTCCGGCCACCGCCAAGCTGGTGACCGTGAAGACGTCCAGGGCTCAGAGCAAGAGAAGAGCCCCCACGCTCACGCTGCTCAAGGGCTTCAAGATATTTTGA
- the si:cabz01068815.1 gene encoding solute carrier family 51 subunit beta isoform X1 → MIRFYPSHLNHRQNITQNQTQALMSNNAPLSFEDMCYPWITLLLFLSGGRAFMIHNTKRSLCLEDSASTGEVLLRTCDLASPAQQWVWLHEGALMSVASSRCLSAQHATAVRTRPCQGPGAEAAALAWDCDANKLISRSTSAVLSADGRRPTLGRVGRYSKWRSLEEGDICQDRLRLKRASDEPDEFEAAPEQRGAVAAMTEEQREYLLWLYRTEDPTVWNLVLLGVSFIFLLVGFLLLGMGVMASKNRKKIAKYKAAASLTHRSEGEALKMLAGNNCSKAPASPSARGLQHGNSLPAGDGRIGELQAGNIVVLWKDGSTSCLYSDPSEPAEKQAGGEGEEKQEEEEEEEVTAAEAEDDGAKATE, encoded by the exons ATGAT ACGGTTCTATCCTTCTCATCTCAACCACAGGCAAAACATCACACAA AATCAAACTCAGGCTCTGATGTCTAACAACGCGCCTCTTTCCTTTGAAGATATGTGTTATCCCTGGATCACGCTGCTTCTGTTCCTGTCAG GAGGGAGGGCGTTCATGATCCACAACACCAAGCGCAGCCTGTGCCTGGAGGACTCGGCGTCCACGGGGGAGGTCCTCCTGAGGACGTGCGACCTGGCCTCGCCGGCCCAACAGTGGGTCTGGCTGCACGAGGGCGCGCTGATGAGCGTGGCGTCCTCCAGGTGTCTGTCGGCGCAGCACGCGACCGCGGTCCGGACGCGGCCGTGCCAGGGGCCGGGGGCGGAGGCCGCGGCCTTGGCGTGGGACTGCGACGCCAACAAGCTGATCAGCAGGAGCACGTCCGCGGTGCTGTCGGCGGACGGCCGCCGCCCGACTCTGGGCCGCGTCGGTAGATACTCGAAGTGGAGGTCTCTGGAGGAGGGAGACATCTGCCAGGACCGACTCA GACTGAAGAGGGCGTCGGACGAGCCCGACGAGTTTGAGGCCGCACCGGAGCAGAGAGGCGCCGTGGCGGCcatgacagaggagcagagagagtaCCTGCTGTGGTTGTACCGCACGGAGGATC CAACCGTATGGAATTTGGTGCTTCTGGGAGtgtccttcatcttcctccttgtTGGTTTCCTACTTCTGGGAATGGGAGTCATGGCCAGCAA GAACAGAAAGAAGATAGCCAAGTACAAGGCGGCCGCGTCTCTGACTCACAGGAGTGAAGGCGAGGCGCTGAAGATGCTCGCAGGCAACAACTGCAGCAAAGCGCCGGCCTCGCCCTCGGCCCGCGGGCTTCAGCACGGAAACAGCCTCCCCGCGGGCGACGGCCGGATAGGCGAGCTCCAGGCGGGAAACATCGTTGTCCTGTGGAAAGACGGCAGCACCTCCTGTCTGTACTCAGACCCCTCGGAGCCGGCGGAGAAGCAAGCGGGAGGCgaaggagaggagaagcaggaggaggaggaggaggaggaggtgacggcGGCGGAGGCTGAGGACGATGGAGCGAAGGCGACGGAGTAG
- the si:cabz01068815.1 gene encoding solute carrier family 51 subunit beta isoform X4, with protein MCYPWITLLLFLSGRAFMIHNTKRSLCLEDSASTGEVLLRTCDLASPAQQWVWLHEGALMSVASSRCLSAQHATAVRTRPCQGPGAEAAALAWDCDANKLISRSTSAVLSADGRRPTLGRVGRYSKWRSLEEGDICQDRLRLKRASDEPDEFEAAPEQRGAVAAMTEEQREYLLWLYRTEDPTVWNLVLLGVSFIFLLVGFLLLGMGVMASKNRKKIAKYKAAASLTHRSEGEALKMLAGNNCSKAPASPSARGLQHGNSLPAGDGRIGELQAGNIVVLWKDGSTSCLYSDPSEPAEKQAGGEGEEKQEEEEEEEVTAAEAEDDGAKATE; from the exons ATGTGTTATCCCTGGATCACGCTGCTTCTGTTCCTGTCAG GGAGGGCGTTCATGATCCACAACACCAAGCGCAGCCTGTGCCTGGAGGACTCGGCGTCCACGGGGGAGGTCCTCCTGAGGACGTGCGACCTGGCCTCGCCGGCCCAACAGTGGGTCTGGCTGCACGAGGGCGCGCTGATGAGCGTGGCGTCCTCCAGGTGTCTGTCGGCGCAGCACGCGACCGCGGTCCGGACGCGGCCGTGCCAGGGGCCGGGGGCGGAGGCCGCGGCCTTGGCGTGGGACTGCGACGCCAACAAGCTGATCAGCAGGAGCACGTCCGCGGTGCTGTCGGCGGACGGCCGCCGCCCGACTCTGGGCCGCGTCGGTAGATACTCGAAGTGGAGGTCTCTGGAGGAGGGAGACATCTGCCAGGACCGACTCA GACTGAAGAGGGCGTCGGACGAGCCCGACGAGTTTGAGGCCGCACCGGAGCAGAGAGGCGCCGTGGCGGCcatgacagaggagcagagagagtaCCTGCTGTGGTTGTACCGCACGGAGGATC CAACCGTATGGAATTTGGTGCTTCTGGGAGtgtccttcatcttcctccttgtTGGTTTCCTACTTCTGGGAATGGGAGTCATGGCCAGCAA GAACAGAAAGAAGATAGCCAAGTACAAGGCGGCCGCGTCTCTGACTCACAGGAGTGAAGGCGAGGCGCTGAAGATGCTCGCAGGCAACAACTGCAGCAAAGCGCCGGCCTCGCCCTCGGCCCGCGGGCTTCAGCACGGAAACAGCCTCCCCGCGGGCGACGGCCGGATAGGCGAGCTCCAGGCGGGAAACATCGTTGTCCTGTGGAAAGACGGCAGCACCTCCTGTCTGTACTCAGACCCCTCGGAGCCGGCGGAGAAGCAAGCGGGAGGCgaaggagaggagaagcaggaggaggaggaggaggaggaggtgacggcGGCGGAGGCTGAGGACGATGGAGCGAAGGCGACGGAGTAG
- the si:cabz01068815.1 gene encoding solute carrier family 51 subunit beta isoform X3, giving the protein MCYPWITLLLFLSGGRAFMIHNTKRSLCLEDSASTGEVLLRTCDLASPAQQWVWLHEGALMSVASSRCLSAQHATAVRTRPCQGPGAEAAALAWDCDANKLISRSTSAVLSADGRRPTLGRVGRYSKWRSLEEGDICQDRLRLKRASDEPDEFEAAPEQRGAVAAMTEEQREYLLWLYRTEDPTVWNLVLLGVSFIFLLVGFLLLGMGVMASKNRKKIAKYKAAASLTHRSEGEALKMLAGNNCSKAPASPSARGLQHGNSLPAGDGRIGELQAGNIVVLWKDGSTSCLYSDPSEPAEKQAGGEGEEKQEEEEEEEVTAAEAEDDGAKATE; this is encoded by the exons ATGTGTTATCCCTGGATCACGCTGCTTCTGTTCCTGTCAG GAGGGAGGGCGTTCATGATCCACAACACCAAGCGCAGCCTGTGCCTGGAGGACTCGGCGTCCACGGGGGAGGTCCTCCTGAGGACGTGCGACCTGGCCTCGCCGGCCCAACAGTGGGTCTGGCTGCACGAGGGCGCGCTGATGAGCGTGGCGTCCTCCAGGTGTCTGTCGGCGCAGCACGCGACCGCGGTCCGGACGCGGCCGTGCCAGGGGCCGGGGGCGGAGGCCGCGGCCTTGGCGTGGGACTGCGACGCCAACAAGCTGATCAGCAGGAGCACGTCCGCGGTGCTGTCGGCGGACGGCCGCCGCCCGACTCTGGGCCGCGTCGGTAGATACTCGAAGTGGAGGTCTCTGGAGGAGGGAGACATCTGCCAGGACCGACTCA GACTGAAGAGGGCGTCGGACGAGCCCGACGAGTTTGAGGCCGCACCGGAGCAGAGAGGCGCCGTGGCGGCcatgacagaggagcagagagagtaCCTGCTGTGGTTGTACCGCACGGAGGATC CAACCGTATGGAATTTGGTGCTTCTGGGAGtgtccttcatcttcctccttgtTGGTTTCCTACTTCTGGGAATGGGAGTCATGGCCAGCAA GAACAGAAAGAAGATAGCCAAGTACAAGGCGGCCGCGTCTCTGACTCACAGGAGTGAAGGCGAGGCGCTGAAGATGCTCGCAGGCAACAACTGCAGCAAAGCGCCGGCCTCGCCCTCGGCCCGCGGGCTTCAGCACGGAAACAGCCTCCCCGCGGGCGACGGCCGGATAGGCGAGCTCCAGGCGGGAAACATCGTTGTCCTGTGGAAAGACGGCAGCACCTCCTGTCTGTACTCAGACCCCTCGGAGCCGGCGGAGAAGCAAGCGGGAGGCgaaggagaggagaagcaggaggaggaggaggaggaggaggtgacggcGGCGGAGGCTGAGGACGATGGAGCGAAGGCGACGGAGTAG
- the si:cabz01068815.1 gene encoding solute carrier family 51 subunit beta isoform X2 gives MIRFYPSHLNHRQNITQNQTQALMSNNAPLSFEDMCYPWITLLLFLSGRAFMIHNTKRSLCLEDSASTGEVLLRTCDLASPAQQWVWLHEGALMSVASSRCLSAQHATAVRTRPCQGPGAEAAALAWDCDANKLISRSTSAVLSADGRRPTLGRVGRYSKWRSLEEGDICQDRLRLKRASDEPDEFEAAPEQRGAVAAMTEEQREYLLWLYRTEDPTVWNLVLLGVSFIFLLVGFLLLGMGVMASKNRKKIAKYKAAASLTHRSEGEALKMLAGNNCSKAPASPSARGLQHGNSLPAGDGRIGELQAGNIVVLWKDGSTSCLYSDPSEPAEKQAGGEGEEKQEEEEEEEVTAAEAEDDGAKATE, from the exons ATGAT ACGGTTCTATCCTTCTCATCTCAACCACAGGCAAAACATCACACAA AATCAAACTCAGGCTCTGATGTCTAACAACGCGCCTCTTTCCTTTGAAGATATGTGTTATCCCTGGATCACGCTGCTTCTGTTCCTGTCAG GGAGGGCGTTCATGATCCACAACACCAAGCGCAGCCTGTGCCTGGAGGACTCGGCGTCCACGGGGGAGGTCCTCCTGAGGACGTGCGACCTGGCCTCGCCGGCCCAACAGTGGGTCTGGCTGCACGAGGGCGCGCTGATGAGCGTGGCGTCCTCCAGGTGTCTGTCGGCGCAGCACGCGACCGCGGTCCGGACGCGGCCGTGCCAGGGGCCGGGGGCGGAGGCCGCGGCCTTGGCGTGGGACTGCGACGCCAACAAGCTGATCAGCAGGAGCACGTCCGCGGTGCTGTCGGCGGACGGCCGCCGCCCGACTCTGGGCCGCGTCGGTAGATACTCGAAGTGGAGGTCTCTGGAGGAGGGAGACATCTGCCAGGACCGACTCA GACTGAAGAGGGCGTCGGACGAGCCCGACGAGTTTGAGGCCGCACCGGAGCAGAGAGGCGCCGTGGCGGCcatgacagaggagcagagagagtaCCTGCTGTGGTTGTACCGCACGGAGGATC CAACCGTATGGAATTTGGTGCTTCTGGGAGtgtccttcatcttcctccttgtTGGTTTCCTACTTCTGGGAATGGGAGTCATGGCCAGCAA GAACAGAAAGAAGATAGCCAAGTACAAGGCGGCCGCGTCTCTGACTCACAGGAGTGAAGGCGAGGCGCTGAAGATGCTCGCAGGCAACAACTGCAGCAAAGCGCCGGCCTCGCCCTCGGCCCGCGGGCTTCAGCACGGAAACAGCCTCCCCGCGGGCGACGGCCGGATAGGCGAGCTCCAGGCGGGAAACATCGTTGTCCTGTGGAAAGACGGCAGCACCTCCTGTCTGTACTCAGACCCCTCGGAGCCGGCGGAGAAGCAAGCGGGAGGCgaaggagaggagaagcaggaggaggaggaggaggaggaggtgacggcGGCGGAGGCTGAGGACGATGGAGCGAAGGCGACGGAGTAG